The sequence CCCTTACTACCCAGCTTTAGGGCAAGTTTTAGACAAAATTTAGCAGGCCGAGTTAGTGCATCAGTCTCTGGTGCGGCTCATTGAGAAGTATCAGTTTAGCCTAATCAGCCCGGGCACGGTCCTTTTTAGGAATAGTGCAATGGCTTAACGCGGTGTCCCGGTGTTTGGCTAGCCAACGTTTTTAAACTTCATTTTGAGACGCGATCGCAGTTCGCAAGTCAGTTTGCCCCCAAAGCAGTCAACCCCAAAGGATATGATGAAGGCGCTATTGCTATACCCCCTGTTTCCCCAGTCTTTCTGGTCCTACGATCGCTTTATGGAGCTGGCTGGGCTAAAGTCCACCATTCCGCCCTTGGGCATTATCACCGTTGCAGCCCTGTTGCCTGCCGACTGGGAGATTCGCTTTTACGATCGCAACGTCAAGCCTGAAACCGATGCTGACTGGGACTGGTGCGACCTGGTGATTCTCTCGGCCATGCTGGTGCAAAAGCCCGACTTTCAGGCCCTGATTCGCAAAGCAGTCAGCCTGGGCAAGCGCGTGGCCGTCGGTGGCCCCTACCCCACCTCCGTACCTGAAGCGGCTTTAGAGGCAGGGGCGGAGTTTTTGGTTTTGGATGAAGGCGAAATGACGGTGCCTCAGTTTTTAGAGGCGCTAGACCGGGGCGATACCAAGGGGGTGTTTCGCTCCTTAGAAAAGCCTGATGTCACCCACAGCCCCGTGCCACGGTTTGATCTCCTCCAGCGCGATGCCTACTTGATGATGGCCATGCAGTTTTCGCGGGGCTGCCCGTTTAACTGCGAGTTTTGCGACATTATTTCGCTCTACGGTCGCAAGCCCCGCACCAAGGAGCCCGAGCAGGCCCTAGGCGAGCTGCAAACCCTCTACGACCTGGGCTGGCGTGGCTCGCTCTTCATTGTCGATGACAACTTCATTGGCAACCAGCGCAACGTCAAGCGCTTTTTGCGCGAGCTGATCCCCTGGATGCAGGCCCACCAGTACCCCTTTACCTTCATTACTGAGGCTTCGGTCAACCTGGCCGAAGACGATGAACTGTTGCAGCTGATGAAGGAGGCCGGGTTCTACGCCGTCTTTTTGGGCATTGAAACCCCAGACCAGGACAGTTTGCAGGTGACTCGCAAGGTCCAAAATACCCGTAACCCCCTAGTAGAGGCCTGCCGCAAAATCAACGAGGCGGGCATGCTGATCTATGCCGGGTTTATTCTTGGCTTTGATGGGGAGCGGGCCGGAGCGGGCGATCGCATTCAAGCCTTTGTCGAGCAAACCAGCATTCCTCAGCCCATGTTGGGGCTGCTGCAAGCCCTGCCCAACACTGCCCTATGGGAGCGACTCAAGCGAGAGGAGCGCCTGCTCGCAGGCGATAGCCTACCGGCCGGCGATCAAAATACCCTGATGAACTTTATTCCCACCCGCCCGGTTTCGGAATTGGCCAAAGACTACGTGGAGGGGTTTTGGCAACTCTACGATCCCCAGGCCTACCTCAGTCGCTGCCTGCGGCAGTGCCTCAGCATTAGCCCGGCCAACCGCCGCCAGCAAACGATGCAGTTTCCCCTCAACAAGGGGCTACGGCTGTTTGCCCAGCTCGTTTGGCACCAGGGCATTCGTCGGGCCGAGCTGCGGCGTCAATTTTGGCAACAGCTGTGGACGATCTGGCGCACTAAGCCGCAGATGCTCAACATGTATCTAGGGCTATGCGCCGCCGGAGAGCATTTTTGGGAGTACCGCGCCTTAGCCCGCGAGCGCATCAGTGAGCAACTGGGCTATGACCCCATGGAACCGGCAGCAGCGCCGGTGCTTGAACCCGCGCTGACCCGGTAGCTGGGGTATGGCCGAAACCGTATCTAGCTCAGTGTAGAGTTTTGGCTAGCTGGCGATCGCGCGATCGCCAGCTAATGACTGGATACAACCATAAGGTTGCCCTCAACCGCCAACTTAAAACTGCTAGGCCAACACCTTGGCAGGCGATAGCGTCAGCACATCAACGCCGTCTTTGGTGACTGCAACCGTGTGCTCAAACTGGGCCGAGAGGGAGCGATCGACGGTGATCGCCGTCCAGCCATCGACCAAAATTTCGGCCTCGTAGCTGCCAACGTTGATCATCGGCTCAATGGTAAACACCATGCCGGGGCGCAGCTTTTTGCCTTTGCCCTTTTCGCCATAGTGGGGAATTTGCGGCGCAGCGTGGAAAATGCGATGGACGCCGTGGCCCACAAAGTCGCGCACCACCGAGAACCCTTCGCCCTCAGCATATTCTTGAATGGCTGCACCGATATCGCCCACCCGCGCACCGGGCTTAACGGCGCGAATGCCGCGCCACATGGCTTCTTCGGTGACTTCGACTAGGCGACGAGTGGCGGGGGCGACATCGCCTACCAAAAAGGTGCGGCTGGTATCGCCGTGGTAGCCATTGAGAATGGGAGTGACATCGATGTTGACAATGTCGCCATCGCGCAGCACGTCTTCACCGTTGGGGATGCCGTGGCAGATGACCTCGTTAATGCTGGTGCAGATCGAGCGGGGGAAGGGCATCACAGTACCGGCATAGCCCAGGGGAGCGCTCTTAGCACCGCGTTCTTGGGTCCAGGCTTCGGCCAGGTCGTTGAGCTTTTGGGTGGTAACCCCAGGCTTGACGAAGGGGGTGAGATAGTCGAGCAGCTGAGCGGCAAGCTGGCAGGCTTTGCGCATAGTCTCTAGCTCGCGGCTAGACAGCAGGGTGATGACTTCAGAGGGTTGCTTTTGTTCTTCCACGGTGTGCCTGGGTCTGAGTTACGGGGCGGATGCGACAGGCCGCCTGGTTTTAGGGTGCACAGTTGCGGGAAGTTTGAAACGCCAGAGGCTAAGAATCGTCAGCTGTTCCCGAAATGCGCGGCCAAAATGCCAGCCTGAAAATGTTAATCCTTAGTATAGCGCTCTGGGGATGGGGGTTAAGGTTTCAGGTTCTAGGTTTGACGTAGACCGTATATCTGAGACACAACGCCGCCCTTCCATTAATCGCCCCAGAGGCGTCGGCGGGCGGGGCCTTGCAGGCGATCGTGGGTGTCGCGCAGCAGAGCAGGGATGTCTAGCTGTTCGGGGCAGCGGGGTAGGCAGTCGCCGCAGTCGGTGCAGTGGCTGGCTTTGCGACCGGGAAACCAGTGGCCCGCGTTCTCAAACATGCGGTAGCGGTAGGTGCCAAAGGGTTGCATGTCGTAGGCCACGGCGAGATTTCTCAGCCGCAGCACCTCGGGAATGTGGATGGCTTCGGGGCAGGGCAGGCAAGCGTAGCACTGGGCGCAGCGGTCAGCGCCTAGAACCTTGGTTTCGTGGGCTGAGAGCCGTTCGAGGGTGGTGAGTTCTTCGGGGGCAAGAGGCTGGGTGCGATCGCCCAAGGTTTCCAGCGGCGCGAGTTCTGCTGGGGTAGCGGGGCCGGTGCTGAGGGTGGTGACGCGTGGGTCAGACAGCAGCCAGCGGTAGGTGAGTTCTAAGGGGCTAAAGGGGGCGCAGAGTTCTTTAAGCTGGGTGGGCGGGCTATAGAGCATCCCCCCCTTATCGCCGGGGGAAATGATGAAAATGCCCATGTCTCGATCGGTAGCGAGGTCGAGCAGGGGGGCATGGCGCTGAAAAAAGTAGTAGTAGTGCAGGTTGACAAAATCAAACTGGTCGGTGGCGATCGCCCCCTCGATCACCTCTCGGCTACCGTGGCTCGAAAACCCCACGTGGCCAATTTTTCCCTCGGACTGAAACCGCCGCACCGCCGCCATACAGCCCTGGGGATCGCTGACTAGGGCCAACTGCTCCGGGGTATTTATCCCGTGGATGGCGAGGCAGGGGATGCAATCGAGGCCCAGCCGCTCTAGGGAGTCTGCTAAGCGCTGGGCCATGGTAGCGGCATCGGGCTGGGGCGTAATTTTGGTGGTGATCACCAGGTTGGGGGGCCGGTCAGCAGTCTGGAGAAAGTCTCCCAGCCAGCGCTCACTGCTGCCGTAGCCCTGGGCGGTTTCGATATGGTTGATGCCGAGGGCCAGCCCGGCTCTAAGGGTGTCAAAAAACACCGACTTTGAGGCCAGGGCGCGCATAGTGCCGAGGGATAGCACCGAGAGATTGAGATTTGTGCGGCCAAAGCGGCGGTATTGCATGGCAAAAGCAAGGCAAGAGAGTTGGATGATCGCCTCGCTGAGGAAATGATCGAGGAGGATCCCCCCTGCCCCCCTTATGAAGGGGGGCAGGGGGGATTGGTTACAGCAAAGGTGTGGAGGAGAGCCGTTTTGTCAGTTAGGAGTCAGAACTCTCGAAGGTGTCGTTGCTGGTAGACGACTGGCCCCGCTGGGTGAAGTCGGAGGGGTTGATGTTGGCCAAAAACGCCTGAAAGGCTTCTTTTTCGGCTTCGTCGGCGTCGCGGTCTACGGGGATAGAGGCTTCGGCGACGACTTCTTCCATTACCCAGATGGGGGCATCGAGACGCAGGGCGATCGCGATCGCATCGCTGGGACGAGCATCGAGCTCACGGCGCAGTTCACCCCGGCTGAGGGTCAGCAGGGCGTAGTAGGTGCTGTCTTGCAGCGAGTGAATCAGCACGCGCTCTAGGGTCATATCCCACTCGTCGAGCAGGTTGACAAACAGATCGTGGGTGAGGGGGCGGGGCGCGGGCTGGTTCTCAAGCACCGCAATAATCGACTTGGCTTGGTCAGGCCCGATGTAGATCGGCAGTTGGCGACGATCGGTAGTGTCTCGCAGCAAAATTACTGGAGTTCGCGACATCGCATCGAGGGCAATCCCGGCGACTCTCATTTCAATCATTGGTTTGGCCTCTTGAATCCATTGATTGGTGTGCTCTAGCGGTTTTCGTCGGCCTGGAAGCTATACACCACCAGTGTAGCGGTCTGCTCCCATACCGGGCGATTCATAGATGAGGCGAGGGCAAACCGAAAAAATCTCAAGGATCGTGAGCCGAATCTGCCTGCCAGGTCTCCCTAAGCTTATCTATGGACGACTTGAATGCGGGATACTCTAAAAGAAAAAATTATTGCTTTAAGTATGCCCCGTTCGCGCCCTCGGTGGGCCGCAGGTTCTCTGAGATTTTCCTTAAGGTTACGGCCATGTTTACCGGACTGATTCAAACGGTGGGCACCCTGTTTCACAAGGGCGACACCCAGGTATATATCCGCTGGGACTCGGGGCCACGTCCCCCCGCCCTCACCGATGTCGAATTGGGGGACAGCATTGCCGTAGACGGCATTTGTCTGACGGTAGAAACCATTCTGCCCGATGGCTTTGTGGCGGCGGTGTCGCCCGAAACCCTCGATCGCACCAGTCTGGGCCAACTCACCGACGGCAGCCCAGTCAACCTGGAGTCATCCTTGCGGGTGGGCAGCAAAATCGGCGGCCACTTTGTCACCGGCCATATTGACGGGCAGGGCCACCTAGAGGCGGCGACTGAAGCCGACAACGCCTGGAAACTGAGCTTTACCGTGGGCGATAGCCGGGTGGCCCGCTACATCGTGCCCAAGGGCAGCATTGCGGTGAATGGCATCAGCCTGACGGTGGCCGACTGTAGCCCCAGCGGCCACTGGTTTGCGGTGGCGGTAATCCCCGTCACCTATGGCGAAACTACGCTGCGGCACCTGCGCCCCGGCCAGGCGGTAAACCTGGAGGGCGATGTGCTGGGCAAATACGTGGAGAAGTTTATGGGCGGCAAAGAAAACGCCCCGACGGGCGATGGGCTCTCCTTAGACTTTCTGTCAGAACATGGCTACGGCTAAATCCACCCCGGTAGTAGCCAGCGGCGTTGGAGGGCGTCGACCGGTAGGGGCAGGCCCAAATAGAGCGGTAGCCAAAACCAGAAACTCAGGGCGATCGCACCCAGCAGCAGCAGGGCCAGAGTGCGATCGCGCCGGTTTTCTAACCACTGGGCCATCAGCCAGGCCAGCCCTAAAGTGCCAAAGGTGCCCAGACCCATAGCGTGGTAGAAAAATGTGCAGCGGCTGACCAGCGCCCAGGGCAGCCAGTTGGCCAGGTAGTTGAGCAAAATAAACGGCACCACGGCACGGGTGGCTAGGGGCGCAGCAGGCTGTGCCCCTACGGAAACCTGGCGGCCCAACCAGCCCAAGGCCATGACCAAAATCGCGGCAGTGGAAAGCCACCACAGCACCGGGTTGCCCATAGCGTGAATGGTCGTGGCTACAGCCTCGGCCCCCTGACCCGATCGCTCAAAAAAGTAGGCCACCGGGCGCACCATCAGCGGCCAGCTGTGCCACGGCGAACAGTAGGTATGGCTGCCATTCGCCCCAATCGATTGATGGGTCGACCAGAGCCGTTGGTGAACTGTCACCAACGCTTCATTCGTCAGGGCCAGATGGGGTAGCCACAGCAGCAGGTAGGTGAGCAGGGGAAGCATGCCCAGGTATACGAGGCGATCGCGCCAGGCGGGGTGGGTGGTTTTAGGTGTGATCGAACCTGGATTGCGGTTGAAACCGATTTCCCACAGCAGCAGCCCCAGCCAGAGGCCGGCCCAGTTCCACTTGACGTTGACGGCGGCCCCCAGGGCGATGCCCGCCAGACAGCGCCAGCGAACCGGGTGCTGAGACTGCCTGGCCCGCAGCCAGGCCCACTGGCCCAGTAGGCCCAAGGCCAGCCCGTAGATGTTGATCAGCGCCAGGCGCGACTCCACCAGGGTCAGCCCTTCCATGGCCATGAGCAGACCCGCCAGCAGGGCGAACCGGTACTGGCGCAGCGTGAGCAGATCCCCCCTGCCCCCTTTCAAAAGGGGGGTAATGAGTTGTTTCAAAGTCCCCCTTTTTAAGGGGGATTTAGGGGGATCTTCTTCTGTGAGCGGGAACCGATCACCCTGATCGCCCTTGCTGACAGTCCCCAACTCCCAGGCGATCGCCGCCAGCAAAACGGGGATCGTCGCCCCCACCAGAGCGTTAAGCCAGCGGAACGCCAGAGGGCTGACTAGAGTGCCGTTGACTTCAAGGCTGGGCCAGCCCAGCCAGAGGGCGGGCCACTGACCCAGCCATAGTCCCAAGGCAATGAAGTACTTCCCCAGGGGCGGGTGGGCGTCGAAGCTGGGGGTGCCCTGGAGATAATCGAGGGCGAAGGGGACGTAGTAGACCTCGTCAAACACCAGCGACTCAATTTGCCCCAGGCCAGTCAGGCGCAGGGCCAAGTCCAGCGCCGCGATCGCCAGCGCACTCCACCAGATTCTGCGGTTCATGCTCAACTCGCTACTGGCCTTGGGCGGCCATGCGCTGTTTCATGCGATCGCGAAATGCCGCCAGATCCCTCGCTGTCGGTTGCGTTGTCTGCCAGGCGGGGCGATCCATCAGGCGTTCTGTCCAGGTTTGCAGGGTGGGGTAGCTATCCACGGGGAGACCCAGCGACTCAAACCAGGGGGCAAAGGTACCCGCCACAATATCGGCCAGAGTGAGCTGGTCGCCGCAGAAAAAGGACTGGTCGCCGAGTTTGTCGGCGTAGAACTTGAGCACGACCTCGGCCTTTTGCTTGGCCTGCTCTAGTACATCGTCTGGGTCTTGGCCAAAGCCCATCATCTGCTTGACCAGCGGGTTGATGGCGGGCACCAGCTCATTCACCGTCACCATTTCGACCATGCGCATGGTGGCGATGCCCTCGGGCGTGGTAGCCAGCAGGGAGGGGGTGGGGTGCTTGGCCTCTAGATAATCCAAAATGGCGAAGGATTCAATTACCGATAGGCCATCATCGACCAGCACCGGAATGTGGTGAAAGGGGTTGAGGCTCAAGAATTCGGGCTGAAACTGGTCACCGCCCAAGCCCATCACCACGGCTTCAAAGGGCAAATTCTTCTCTAGCAACGCCACCCAGACCCGACGAGAGTTAATCGATAGCGGGGTATGGTAAAAAGTCAGCATCGTTCATCCTTGGCTTACGATTTCAACATTCTGTGATCTAGCATTTCACAGCAGGTACGCCACTTCCCCCCCAAATGTTGCCGCCATGAGTTACGTTCGCCCCAATATTGCCGCCATGGCTGGCTATGTGCCTGGAGAACAGCCCCGCCCCGGTTCAGGCATTCTCAAGCTCAACTCCAACGAAAACCCCTATCCGCCGTCGCCCCAGGTGATTGAGGCACTGCGGCAGGTCGAGCCTGAGCTGCTCAGACGCTACCCCGACCCCTTTGCCCGGCAGTTTTGCCAGGCGATCGCCGAGGTGCTAGACGTACCCGCAGACTGGATTATTGTGGGCAACGGCAGCGACGATCTGCTGAATCTTTTGGTGCGCGCCTGTGCCGATGATGTGGCCCGGTCAATTGTGTACCCGACCCCGACCTACGTGCTCTACCGCACCCTGGCGGCGGTGCAACCAGCCACTGTGGTGGAGGTGCCTTACCCTGACGATTTCCAGTTTCCCCTTAAGGAACTGGTGGCTGCCCAGGGAGCGATTACGGTCATTGCTTCGCCCAATAGCCCCTCGGGGCATGGGGTGGCGCTGGCTGACCTACGAGCATTAGCCCAGCAAGCCTCAGGCCTGGTGGTGGTAGATGAAGCCTACGTTGATTTTGCCGAGGGCTCGGCGCTCTCGCTGGTGCAGGAGTTTGACAATGCGATGGTGCTGCGGACCCTGTCTAAGGGCTATGGGCTGGCGGGGCTGCGGCTGGGGTTTGGCATTGCCAATCCGGCTTTGCTAGCGGATCTGTTTAAGGTGAAAGACAGCTATAACGTGGATGCCCTGGCGATCGCCCTCGGAACCGCAGCCATCCGCGATCAGGCCTACAAAAATGCCTGTGTAAGCCAGATCAAAGCCTCGCGGGCAACGTTGACCCAGTCGCTGCGGCAGCTGGGCTTTAAGGTGCTAGAGTCTCACGGCAATTTTGTCTTGGCCACACCGCCCCAGGGCAATGCGGAGCAGCTATATCTGGCCCTAAAAAAGCAGGGCATTTTGGTGCGCTACTTCAAACAGCCTCGGCTAGACGACAAGCTGCGAATTTCGGTGGGCACGGAGGAGCAAAACCACGCGCTGATCGCCGCCCTAACTCATTTAAAAAACTGCTAGAACTGGCCCACACTACAGTTCACAAATCTCTGCACGAGAGAAAAACTCCCCACCCACCCCAAACCAATGCCCCCCCAATAACCAGATAAACTCTCCTGCGGGAGAAAAAGAAGGGTTGGCTTGGAGGTCAAATCTGCTCAGCCACTTGCCATCTTTGCGCCAGCCGACGCGTTCGCAAAACTTATGCCAAATTTCATCACCAGAGTCTTTGCCATCCAGCTGGGCACCGCACTCCACATAAATTTTCTTTTGTACACTAAAGCCAAATTTACCCTGGCTATATTTCACCCACAACCCGTCAATTGTGCGTAAATCTGTGCAGGGAAAGTTCAGCAATTCTTCGCTGGTGAACCAATCACCCGATTTTTTGCCCACGGCGCAAATCATCACCTCATAGGTTTCTTTGTCAGCGTCGCGCCAATTGCCGGCTTTCAGCAGGGCGCGCAGGCGAGTGTAGTCAATCCCCTTTTCTGAATTCAGGTCATCTCGGTCTGACGTTTCTGAAGTTAATAGAGCGTTTTGAACCGTAGAGGTATCGGATGACTGATGGGAATCGGTTATCTGATCACCGGGGCCAAAAAGATTGACATACTTCAACGCGTTGGTAGCATAGTCAACATATTCTGGGTCAGAGGTAAGACTCAGCACTGCTTTGTAGGACTGACGAGCCAGATCGTACTGTTGCAAACCATAGCAATAGATATGACCTCGTAGTAATAAAACACTAGGATCCTCAGGATATCGTTCGGCTAAATGATCAATAACAGCAGCGGCATCCTTATAGTTACCCTGCACATAGTTTCTCTCTGCTTGCTGATAATCTCGGGAGTAATCGTAATCAGCGTGCTGGAAAAACTGGAAGTTATTGACCTGGGGCTGGTCGCTAGGATGTTCGGGTTGTTTTTGCTGATTTACAGCGGCATATAATCTTTGACGTTCGACTTCGGCCTGTTCTTCTTGTTGGCGTCGAGCTTCTGCCTGGCGTTCTACTGCGACATATCCTTCTAAATCATAGCCATTCAAGGCCGCCCGCTCAATTGTGGCTACATCCTCTGGTTTGAGTCGTAGGTGTTCTCGATAGTCTCTCAGGTCGTTGATTAGGGGCTGATTTAAGGGTGCCCCCTCTTCTAAGCACTGGCGTAGAGTCTCCTGATACTCTTGCTGCTTAAACTGATATTCCCGATGGGGCTTCAGCACCTCAGCTTCGATCTCCTCTGCCTCCGCCTCCGCAACTCCTAGTTCAGCACGAAGCGCCACTAGTAGCCGCTTGGCCGGGATTGTAAACTCCGCTGTGGTAGCTCGGCGTTCAGCCTCTTTGCGATATTTCAGCTTGGGGTCATCCTGGGGCGACCGCGCTACCCGAATCCGAAAGCCCTCATCCTTGAGGGTAATTAGGGTTGGACTCATGGTCGGGGAGGTTTCCTTCACCTTGCGCCCGGCATAGCGGTGCAGTTCATCAATGGTGATCACCCCATCGCCATCTTCATCTGCTGCACCTGTGGCAATGCCTTCCACCAGGTAGCGGGTGTAGATGGATAGATCCGCGCCCTTTTCTTCAAAGGAATAATCCACAGCGCTGGTGGAAGTCAGCACTACCCGCCCCTCGGCTCCCAATTGTTCTTTCAAAGGAATTCCGCCACTATCCCGCGCCACCAACTCGCCGAAGGCTCCGCCAAAGCAGCAGTCGAGGATCAGCACCTGGTATTTGGCTTTGCAGGCTCGAATCCGGTCGTGGATGAACCGGGCAGAAGTGGCAGTAGACGTGAGTAGGCGATCTCGGTGCTTTTTAGTATTAGCAGCAGCAAAGTATAAATCCCGACGATCGTCCTTGACTCCGTGCCCCGAAAAGAACAGCAGCACCAAATCCTCTGGGTGCCGATCCTGAAACCACAGCTCAATGGCCTCTGCCATCTCTGGTTGTGTGGGATTAATCAGGGGTTTTGCTTCGTCAAAGCCGCCCATTTGGGGGTTCAGCAACACCTCCCGCAGTGCTGCCACATCTTTAGAGGCGGCGGGTAGCGGTTGTAGCCCGTCCCCATAGGTATCAACGCCGATTAAAAGTGCATACTTTCCCATAGGGCTGGATTTAGACTGCTATGGCTGGGTTTCAGGCGTAGGCTGCTGTTCCCGTATCTTAACCCGCAAATTTGCCAGTCGCTCGGTGGCGTCCAGCGCCTGATCCAACTCTTGTTTGTTGCGATACTCAATGGTAGAGATCATGCCGTCCACTTCAAACGACAGGGTCAGGGTTTTGCCATAGCGCAGGTTTCCCAAGTAGTCCATCACCTTGCCCATGTTCTCGCGGTTGATCTCAGCGGTCAGCAACCCGATGAAAAACGCCGCCGCCCCAGACTTAGCCGCCTCTGGGATGTCCTCCTCCCTAGCCAACCGGGCGGATTGCGCCAGATCGCCAGACTCCATTTCATCGGCGATGGTGAGCAAAAAGCTCTCTAGCTCAGCGCGATCTAGATCTAGACCCGCGTCGCTGAAGTCAATTAAAACAGAACAGGGTTCGGCCATAGTCATGGATGATCATTCGTTTGACG is a genomic window of Nodosilinea sp. E11 containing:
- a CDS encoding B12-binding domain-containing radical SAM protein — protein: MKALLLYPLFPQSFWSYDRFMELAGLKSTIPPLGIITVAALLPADWEIRFYDRNVKPETDADWDWCDLVILSAMLVQKPDFQALIRKAVSLGKRVAVGGPYPTSVPEAALEAGAEFLVLDEGEMTVPQFLEALDRGDTKGVFRSLEKPDVTHSPVPRFDLLQRDAYLMMAMQFSRGCPFNCEFCDIISLYGRKPRTKEPEQALGELQTLYDLGWRGSLFIVDDNFIGNQRNVKRFLRELIPWMQAHQYPFTFITEASVNLAEDDELLQLMKEAGFYAVFLGIETPDQDSLQVTRKVQNTRNPLVEACRKINEAGMLIYAGFILGFDGERAGAGDRIQAFVEQTSIPQPMLGLLQALPNTALWERLKREERLLAGDSLPAGDQNTLMNFIPTRPVSELAKDYVEGFWQLYDPQAYLSRCLRQCLSISPANRRQQTMQFPLNKGLRLFAQLVWHQGIRRAELRRQFWQQLWTIWRTKPQMLNMYLGLCAAGEHFWEYRALARERISEQLGYDPMEPAAAPVLEPALTR
- the map gene encoding type I methionyl aminopeptidase is translated as MEEQKQPSEVITLLSSRELETMRKACQLAAQLLDYLTPFVKPGVTTQKLNDLAEAWTQERGAKSAPLGYAGTVMPFPRSICTSINEVICHGIPNGEDVLRDGDIVNIDVTPILNGYHGDTSRTFLVGDVAPATRRLVEVTEEAMWRGIRAVKPGARVGDIGAAIQEYAEGEGFSVVRDFVGHGVHRIFHAAPQIPHYGEKGKGKKLRPGMVFTIEPMINVGSYEAEILVDGWTAITVDRSLSAQFEHTVAVTKDGVDVLTLSPAKVLA
- a CDS encoding aldo/keto reductase → MQYRRFGRTNLNLSVLSLGTMRALASKSVFFDTLRAGLALGINHIETAQGYGSSERWLGDFLQTADRPPNLVITTKITPQPDAATMAQRLADSLERLGLDCIPCLAIHGINTPEQLALVSDPQGCMAAVRRFQSEGKIGHVGFSSHGSREVIEGAIATDQFDFVNLHYYYFFQRHAPLLDLATDRDMGIFIISPGDKGGMLYSPPTQLKELCAPFSPLELTYRWLLSDPRVTTLSTGPATPAELAPLETLGDRTQPLAPEELTTLERLSAHETKVLGADRCAQCYACLPCPEAIHIPEVLRLRNLAVAYDMQPFGTYRYRMFENAGHWFPGRKASHCTDCGDCLPRCPEQLDIPALLRDTHDRLQGPARRRLWGD
- a CDS encoding bifunctional nuclease family protein, with the protein product MIEMRVAGIALDAMSRTPVILLRDTTDRRQLPIYIGPDQAKSIIAVLENQPAPRPLTHDLFVNLLDEWDMTLERVLIHSLQDSTYYALLTLSRGELRRELDARPSDAIAIALRLDAPIWVMEEVVAEASIPVDRDADEAEKEAFQAFLANINPSDFTQRGQSSTSNDTFESSDS
- the ribE gene encoding riboflavin synthase, whose product is MFTGLIQTVGTLFHKGDTQVYIRWDSGPRPPALTDVELGDSIAVDGICLTVETILPDGFVAAVSPETLDRTSLGQLTDGSPVNLESSLRVGSKIGGHFVTGHIDGQGHLEAATEADNAWKLSFTVGDSRVARYIVPKGSIAVNGISLTVADCSPSGHWFAVAVIPVTYGETTLRHLRPGQAVNLEGDVLGKYVEKFMGGKENAPTGDGLSLDFLSEHGYG
- a CDS encoding phospholipid carrier-dependent glycosyltransferase, with amino-acid sequence MNRRIWWSALAIAALDLALRLTGLGQIESLVFDEVYYVPFALDYLQGTPSFDAHPPLGKYFIALGLWLGQWPALWLGWPSLEVNGTLVSPLAFRWLNALVGATIPVLLAAIAWELGTVSKGDQGDRFPLTEEDPPKSPLKRGTLKQLITPLLKGGRGDLLTLRQYRFALLAGLLMAMEGLTLVESRLALINIYGLALGLLGQWAWLRARQSQHPVRWRCLAGIALGAAVNVKWNWAGLWLGLLLWEIGFNRNPGSITPKTTHPAWRDRLVYLGMLPLLTYLLLWLPHLALTNEALVTVHQRLWSTHQSIGANGSHTYCSPWHSWPLMVRPVAYFFERSGQGAEAVATTIHAMGNPVLWWLSTAAILVMALGWLGRQVSVGAQPAAPLATRAVVPFILLNYLANWLPWALVSRCTFFYHAMGLGTFGTLGLAWLMAQWLENRRDRTLALLLLGAIALSFWFWLPLYLGLPLPVDALQRRWLLPGWI
- a CDS encoding glutathione S-transferase family protein is translated as MLTFYHTPLSINSRRVWVALLEKNLPFEAVVMGLGGDQFQPEFLSLNPFHHIPVLVDDGLSVIESFAILDYLEAKHPTPSLLATTPEGIATMRMVEMVTVNELVPAINPLVKQMMGFGQDPDDVLEQAKQKAEVVLKFYADKLGDQSFFCGDQLTLADIVAGTFAPWFESLGLPVDSYPTLQTWTERLMDRPAWQTTQPTARDLAAFRDRMKQRMAAQGQ
- the hisC gene encoding histidinol-phosphate transaminase, encoding MSYVRPNIAAMAGYVPGEQPRPGSGILKLNSNENPYPPSPQVIEALRQVEPELLRRYPDPFARQFCQAIAEVLDVPADWIIVGNGSDDLLNLLVRACADDVARSIVYPTPTYVLYRTLAAVQPATVVEVPYPDDFQFPLKELVAAQGAITVIASPNSPSGHGVALADLRALAQQASGLVVVDEAYVDFAEGSALSLVQEFDNAMVLRTLSKGYGLAGLRLGFGIANPALLADLFKVKDSYNVDALAIALGTAAIRDQAYKNACVSQIKASRATLTQSLRQLGFKVLESHGNFVLATPPQGNAEQLYLALKKQGILVRYFKQPRLDDKLRISVGTEEQNHALIAALTHLKNC
- a CDS encoding caspase, EACC1-associated type, whose amino-acid sequence is MGKYALLIGVDTYGDGLQPLPAASKDVAALREVLLNPQMGGFDEAKPLINPTQPEMAEAIELWFQDRHPEDLVLLFFSGHGVKDDRRDLYFAAANTKKHRDRLLTSTATSARFIHDRIRACKAKYQVLILDCCFGGAFGELVARDSGGIPLKEQLGAEGRVVLTSTSAVDYSFEEKGADLSIYTRYLVEGIATGAADEDGDGVITIDELHRYAGRKVKETSPTMSPTLITLKDEGFRIRVARSPQDDPKLKYRKEAERRATTAEFTIPAKRLLVALRAELGVAEAEAEEIEAEVLKPHREYQFKQQEYQETLRQCLEEGAPLNQPLINDLRDYREHLRLKPEDVATIERAALNGYDLEGYVAVERQAEARRQQEEQAEVERQRLYAAVNQQKQPEHPSDQPQVNNFQFFQHADYDYSRDYQQAERNYVQGNYKDAAAVIDHLAERYPEDPSVLLLRGHIYCYGLQQYDLARQSYKAVLSLTSDPEYVDYATNALKYVNLFGPGDQITDSHQSSDTSTVQNALLTSETSDRDDLNSEKGIDYTRLRALLKAGNWRDADKETYEVMICAVGKKSGDWFTSEELLNFPCTDLRTIDGLWVKYSQGKFGFSVQKKIYVECGAQLDGKDSGDEIWHKFCERVGWRKDGKWLSRFDLQANPSFSPAGEFIWLLGGHWFGVGGEFFSRAEICEL